In a genomic window of Infirmifilum sp. NZ:
- a CDS encoding type II toxin-antitoxin system VapC family toxin: protein MIVVDASALVAFFLREEGWRGLARYMVRTVSVDHAVKEFYNAVWRSVRLRGVISLEEAREIIGLFNSYREKNMVLEPEERYVGRAFEIAVEHGVTVYDSLYLAQALHHGKPLLSLDERQRAVASSLGLEVVP, encoded by the coding sequence GTGATAGTGGTTGACGCGTCCGCCCTGGTGGCGTTCTTCCTCAGGGAGGAGGGCTGGAGGGGGCTGGCGAGGTACATGGTTCGGACGGTCTCGGTGGATCATGCGGTGAAGGAGTTCTACAACGCGGTGTGGAGGAGCGTGAGGCTCAGGGGGGTTATCAGCCTCGAGGAAGCCAGGGAGATCATAGGGCTCTTCAACTCCTACCGCGAGAAGAACATGGTTCTGGAGCCCGAGGAGAGGTACGTGGGGCGAGCGTTCGAGATCGCGGTTGAGCACGGCGTAACGGTCTACGACTCGCTGTACCTGGCTCAGGCGCTGCACCACGGTAAGCCCCTCTTATCGCTAGATGAGAGGCAGAGAGCTGTGGCATCCTCACTGGGATTGGAGGTAGTGCCCTAG
- the vapB gene encoding type II toxin-antitoxin system VapB family antitoxin, protein MFSVKIKREVKEKMERYRDRVNWAEEVRRFIEETIRRLEAEENFEDVLRRLEGARWQVPGGYSAALVREDRDSG, encoded by the coding sequence GTGTTTAGCGTGAAGATTAAGAGGGAGGTCAAGGAGAAGATGGAGAGGTACAGGGATAGGGTGAACTGGGCTGAGGAGGTTAGGAGGTTCATCGAGGAGACCATCAGGAGGCTGGAGGCTGAGGAGAACTTCGAGGACGTCCTGAGGAGGCTGGAGGGGGCGCGCTGGCAGGTGCCTGGGGGTTACTCAGCCGCCCTGGTGAGGGAGGATCGTGATAGTGGTTGA